A stretch of the Trichocoleus sp. FACHB-46 genome encodes the following:
- a CDS encoding aldehyde dehydrogenase translates to MLIPDALEKQRTFFRSGQTQSVDFRLEQLKRLKQAILEAQTSIVDALNADLHKPVFEAYLTEIGILDELNYAIKNLRAWTKPRKVATPVTVLPATAQICPQPLGVVLIIAPWNYPFQLCIAPLIGAIAAGNCTILKPSELTPHTSQVIANLIRQHFDPAFITVIEGGVETSQQLLAERFDHIFFTGGTAIGKRVMAAAAEHLTPVTLELGGKSPCLVDADVPIDVAARRITWGKFTNAGQTCIAPDYLLVHRSIKPQLLQAIAQNIQAFYGDNPASSPDYGRIVNQKHFERLAPLLQSGQVVVGGDSNPTEHYIAPTVIDGVSWQDPVMQEEIFGPILPVLEYEDLNEAIAQINQRPKPLALYFFSQNQQRQAQVLQATSSGGVCINDTILQVGIPNLPFGGVGPSGMGRYHGKASFDTFSHERSILKKPFFLDLKLRYAPYKDKLRWIKQIIR, encoded by the coding sequence ATGCTAATTCCTGACGCTTTAGAAAAGCAGCGCACTTTTTTCAGGTCTGGCCAAACCCAGTCGGTTGATTTCCGGTTGGAGCAACTCAAGCGGCTGAAGCAAGCGATTCTGGAAGCGCAAACCAGCATTGTGGATGCATTAAACGCAGACTTACACAAACCCGTCTTTGAAGCCTATCTCACCGAAATCGGCATCCTAGATGAGCTGAACTACGCGATCAAAAATTTGCGCGCTTGGACGAAACCGCGCAAAGTGGCAACCCCCGTCACAGTTTTGCCCGCTACCGCTCAAATTTGCCCGCAACCTTTGGGCGTGGTTTTGATTATTGCCCCTTGGAACTACCCATTTCAGTTATGCATCGCTCCTTTAATCGGGGCGATCGCAGCGGGAAACTGCACCATCCTCAAGCCCTCGGAGCTAACTCCTCATACTTCTCAAGTCATCGCTAACTTAATTCGCCAACACTTTGATCCAGCTTTCATTACGGTGATTGAAGGTGGCGTAGAAACCAGTCAGCAACTGTTAGCCGAAAGATTTGACCACATCTTCTTTACGGGCGGCACTGCGATTGGCAAGCGGGTGATGGCAGCAGCAGCAGAACACCTCACCCCCGTTACCCTGGAATTAGGCGGCAAAAGTCCTTGCTTGGTAGATGCCGACGTGCCGATTGATGTGGCCGCTCGCAGAATTACCTGGGGCAAGTTCACAAACGCGGGCCAAACTTGTATTGCTCCCGACTATTTGTTAGTCCATCGCTCAATCAAGCCTCAGCTCTTGCAGGCGATCGCTCAAAATATCCAAGCGTTTTACGGCGACAACCCAGCTAGCAGCCCCGACTACGGCAGAATCGTCAATCAAAAGCACTTTGAGCGCCTAGCCCCACTCCTACAATCGGGGCAAGTTGTCGTTGGCGGAGACAGTAACCCCACCGAGCACTACATTGCCCCTACTGTGATTGATGGCGTCAGTTGGCAAGACCCTGTGATGCAGGAGGAAATTTTTGGTCCCATCCTGCCCGTTCTAGAATATGAAGACTTGAATGAGGCGATCGCGCAGATCAATCAGCGTCCCAAACCCTTAGCCCTATACTTTTTCTCCCAAAACCAACAACGCCAAGCTCAAGTTTTGCAAGCTACCAGTTCCGGAGGGGTTTGCATCAATGACACCATCTTGCAAGTTGGCATCCCAAATTTACCCTTTGGCGGAGTTGGCCCTAGCGGTATGGGCCGCTATCACGGTAAGGCTAGCTTCGACACCTTCTCCCATGAGCGCAGCATTTTGAAAAAGCCTTTCTTCCTAGACTTGAAGTTACGCTACGCCCCCTACAAAGATAAGCTGCGCTGGATCAAGCAGATCATTCGATAA
- the ureA gene encoding urease subunit gamma produces MQLSPQEKDKLLIFTAALLAERRKARGLKLNHPEAVAYISAAILEGARDGRSVADLMSYGATLLTTEEVMEGVPEMIHEVQVEATFPDGTKLVTVHNPIR; encoded by the coding sequence ATGCAACTGTCACCACAGGAAAAAGATAAATTACTGATTTTTACTGCTGCTTTGCTCGCAGAACGCCGCAAAGCCAGAGGCTTAAAGCTAAACCACCCGGAAGCAGTTGCCTACATCTCAGCCGCCATCTTAGAAGGAGCGCGTGATGGTCGCAGCGTGGCTGATCTAATGAGCTACGGGGCCACCCTCCTGACTACAGAAGAGGTCATGGAAGGCGTACCCGAAATGATTCACGAAGTGCAAGTAGAAGCGACCTTCCCCGACGGCACCAAACTCGTCACGGTCCACAATCCCATTCGCTAA
- a CDS encoding urease accessory protein UreD — MTADAATGQLNLSAGWQGSLELEFAFRDRATHLSYSRSQAPLKLQRPFYPEGPEVCHCILLHTAGGVVGDDRLSLNLRLQPQAHALITSAAATKVYRSNGLVAQQTAQVQIAEGACCEWLPQETIVFDGANYQQNLRVELAPNATWIGWEITRLGRSARGEQFLSGNWRSRTEVWRQDQPLWIDPQWIPGSPVIVNSPHGLAGHPVIASFALVGKAVELELITQARSLWQAGAYPGEAGVTSLTEGLLCRYRGPSSQAARSWFMQVWQLLRQLYLGRSACPPRVWQI, encoded by the coding sequence ATGACTGCTGATGCTGCCACAGGACAATTGAATTTGAGTGCAGGATGGCAGGGCAGCCTGGAGCTAGAATTTGCCTTTCGCGATCGCGCTACCCATCTCAGCTATAGCCGCAGTCAAGCCCCCTTGAAGCTGCAACGCCCCTTCTATCCGGAAGGGCCAGAGGTTTGTCATTGCATCCTGTTGCACACAGCCGGAGGTGTCGTGGGGGACGATCGCCTCAGCTTAAATCTCCGCCTGCAACCCCAAGCCCATGCCTTAATCACCAGTGCCGCTGCCACCAAGGTTTATCGAAGTAATGGCTTAGTCGCGCAACAAACGGCTCAAGTCCAAATTGCCGAGGGCGCTTGCTGTGAATGGCTGCCGCAAGAAACGATCGTGTTTGATGGCGCAAACTACCAACAAAATCTCCGAGTGGAACTGGCACCCAACGCCACCTGGATTGGCTGGGAAATTACCCGCCTAGGCCGCAGCGCTAGGGGCGAACAATTTCTCAGCGGCAACTGGCGATCGCGCACCGAAGTTTGGCGGCAAGACCAGCCCTTATGGATTGACCCCCAATGGATTCCAGGCAGTCCAGTGATCGTGAACAGTCCGCATGGCCTAGCAGGACATCCGGTGATTGCCAGTTTTGCTTTAGTAGGAAAAGCGGTAGAACTAGAGCTAATTACCCAGGCGCGATCGCTGTGGCAAGCAGGTGCGTACCCTGGCGAAGCAGGAGTCACCAGCCTTACCGAAGGCTTACTCTGCCGTTATCGCGGGCCTTCTAGCCAAGCTGCCCGTAGCTGGTTTATGCAAGTCTGGCAACTTCTACGCCAACTTTACTTAGGCCGTTCCGCTTGTCCACCGCGAGTTTGGCAAATCTGA
- a CDS encoding urease subunit beta: MIPGELFVEDGDIELNAGRPTIKLKVANTGDRPIQVGSHFHFYEVNPALSCDREQARGMRLNIPAGTAVRFEPGDEREVELVPFVGSRQVYGFNAKINGQLDRT; encoded by the coding sequence ATGATTCCAGGAGAACTGTTTGTAGAAGACGGAGACATCGAGCTGAACGCGGGTCGTCCTACCATTAAGCTTAAAGTCGCCAACACAGGCGATCGCCCCATCCAAGTGGGGTCTCACTTCCACTTTTATGAAGTCAATCCTGCCCTGAGTTGCGATCGCGAACAGGCCAGAGGGATGCGCTTAAATATTCCCGCCGGAACCGCTGTGCGCTTTGAACCCGGAGATGAGCGAGAAGTAGAGCTTGTCCCTTTCGTGGGCAGTCGCCAAGTCTACGGCTTTAACGCCAAAATTAACGGCCAGCTAGATAGAACCTGA
- a CDS encoding glycosyltransferase family 4 protein has protein sequence MKWPDNSLVIYSNLPIRIESWAPPSVKTGVGGSEEAVIYLGQELAKLGYQVTVFNSCGDMEGEHNGVLYQAVEKFNPHDHFNVLIFHRNWLQPMLMKAQANKTAVWMHDNPHILPQVDEIKHSEFLASFDKLFVLSHFHQSLLPDWIPKDKIFITKNGINLPDFNVDQPPRNPKRLIYISDYLRGIEHLLNQWPDILKEVPDAELHLFYGWQTYDALVQSPLIERFPQLKGKKEQILPLLQQENVYEHGRIGHTQLISELYKSGIYVYPCHFPEVFCISGLKAQACGCVPVVTNYAALAETIQSGIKIDGCGGEPDVDKAFAAAVIDLLKHPEKQESMRQNVMALKPFWGWDQVAQQWHDEFLKN, from the coding sequence ATGAAATGGCCAGACAATTCGCTTGTAATTTATTCCAACTTGCCAATTCGCATTGAGAGTTGGGCTCCTCCCTCTGTGAAGACCGGGGTTGGCGGTAGTGAGGAAGCAGTCATTTATCTAGGGCAAGAACTTGCAAAATTAGGATATCAAGTAACTGTTTTCAACTCCTGCGGTGATATGGAGGGAGAGCATAATGGTGTGCTCTACCAAGCAGTTGAAAAATTTAATCCTCACGATCACTTTAACGTCTTAATTTTTCATCGAAATTGGCTCCAGCCCATGCTGATGAAAGCTCAGGCAAATAAAACCGCCGTTTGGATGCATGATAATCCTCACATTCTGCCTCAGGTGGATGAGATAAAGCATAGTGAGTTCTTAGCTAGCTTCGATAAATTATTTGTGTTGTCTCATTTTCATCAGTCTCTTCTACCAGATTGGATTCCTAAAGATAAGATTTTTATTACCAAGAATGGCATTAATCTACCTGATTTTAATGTTGATCAGCCCCCCAGAAACCCTAAGCGATTGATCTATATCAGTGATTATTTGCGCGGCATTGAGCATCTTTTAAATCAGTGGCCAGATATTCTAAAGGAAGTTCCTGACGCGGAACTACATCTCTTTTATGGCTGGCAAACCTATGATGCCTTAGTTCAATCACCACTAATCGAGAGATTCCCACAATTAAAAGGTAAAAAAGAGCAAATACTTCCACTGCTACAACAAGAAAATGTGTATGAGCATGGCAGGATAGGACATACTCAACTAATCTCGGAGCTGTACAAATCAGGAATTTATGTTTATCCCTGTCATTTTCCTGAAGTTTTCTGTATTTCAGGGTTGAAAGCACAAGCCTGTGGTTGTGTTCCGGTTGTTACCAATTATGCAGCTCTTGCTGAAACAATCCAGTCGGGAATTAAGATTGATGGCTGTGGCGGGGAGCCAGATGTTGACAAAGCCTTTGCAGCAGCAGTAATTGATTTACTCAAACATCCTGAGAAGCAAGAGTCAATGCGCCAAAATGTTATGGCATTAAAACCATTTTGGGGTTGGGATCAAGTCGCTCAACAGTGGCATGACGAGTTTTTGAAAAATTAG
- a CDS encoding caspase family protein has translation MVKHWAIAIGINQYQFLQPLRYAQQDAQALHDFLVEEAGFPAEQCLLLTDASLPVADRSTYPTGGLLQAWIDQFCQQWVHPGDLVWCFFSGYGVCYQGQDYLMPIDGDPADIPGTAISVRSLLGQLDAIAAETALLCLDMNRSQGLPSDQPLGTQTLECARQLSVATILACEPGEFSYETASLHHGCFTAALLEGLRFGKCDTLADLDYFLRDRLPELTEHYWQPAQHAVVLVPLGKGQQGILPHSMVAASTWNTLDRPSDSANTIAALDSDASRGYLSLQAPPQAGIGLSTLPITGDSGTADSGTADSGKADPSSRSSPYQILERLTRRPASSTTQPAPSSPLSPQSPMRDPEAEPEMADSVFWRRLLVWGGLIAFVLCSGVIIRNKAAFTGQPIDNAVVSTATQSSKSTPTPVATVATSTTGATATAPVASPTPVPDKAAPSPPATVAASDVPPTQLLPAAQTALQQNKSQEALRLLNQVPANQQTEQYRNLKTQAEQQVNQDLLEKARVTIRPNQASRFNQAIAQASKIKPGQPLYDQAQQDIQRWSQVILDLAEGRAKQGQFGEAIQTARLVPKNNAAVYGQAQQAISGWQQSSQQQKTNQALIDQAQGSLRRGEASSYSRAIALVRRIPAGQPGYLEAQRLTGEWSNIILGMAELRASRGRIQAALQTATLVPSGTPAYAQAQKSIATWKR, from the coding sequence ATGGTGAAACACTGGGCGATCGCAATTGGTATCAATCAATATCAGTTCTTGCAGCCTCTAAGGTATGCCCAGCAGGACGCCCAGGCTTTGCATGATTTTTTAGTGGAGGAAGCAGGCTTCCCAGCCGAACAGTGCCTATTGCTAACCGATGCTTCGTTACCCGTTGCAGATCGCTCCACTTATCCCACTGGAGGTTTGTTACAAGCTTGGATTGATCAGTTTTGCCAACAGTGGGTGCACCCCGGTGACTTGGTTTGGTGTTTCTTTAGCGGCTATGGGGTTTGTTACCAAGGACAAGACTACTTAATGCCGATTGATGGTGATCCAGCCGATATTCCTGGTACTGCCATCTCAGTGCGATCGCTACTGGGGCAATTGGACGCCATTGCCGCCGAGACAGCCTTGTTATGCTTGGATATGAATCGGAGCCAAGGCCTGCCATCGGATCAACCGCTGGGCACTCAGACCTTGGAATGTGCCCGTCAACTCAGCGTCGCCACAATCCTGGCTTGCGAACCGGGTGAGTTCTCGTACGAGACTGCCAGCTTGCATCATGGGTGCTTTACGGCTGCCTTGTTGGAGGGGCTGCGGTTTGGTAAATGTGACACCCTCGCCGATCTAGATTATTTTTTGCGCGATCGCCTCCCAGAACTGACTGAGCACTATTGGCAACCCGCTCAGCATGCGGTAGTGCTAGTGCCTCTAGGGAAAGGGCAGCAGGGCATCTTGCCTCACTCAATGGTGGCTGCAAGCACCTGGAATACCCTCGATCGCCCATCTGACTCGGCTAACACAATCGCTGCGCTCGACTCAGATGCATCTCGTGGCTATTTATCCTTGCAAGCACCACCCCAAGCGGGAATTGGTCTCTCTACTCTCCCTATTACGGGTGATTCTGGCACGGCTGATTCTGGCACGGCTGATTCTGGCAAGGCTGACCCCTCTTCTCGTTCCTCGCCCTACCAGATTTTAGAACGGTTGACTCGTAGGCCAGCTAGTTCTACTACACAACCCGCCCCATCTAGTCCTCTATCCCCTCAATCCCCTATGCGAGATCCCGAAGCAGAACCAGAAATGGCAGATAGCGTATTTTGGCGACGGTTGCTGGTTTGGGGCGGTTTGATTGCATTTGTTTTGTGCTCAGGTGTGATCATTCGCAATAAAGCAGCCTTTACAGGTCAGCCCATCGACAATGCTGTTGTCTCCACAGCCACCCAATCGTCGAAGTCCACTCCTACGCCTGTGGCAACGGTGGCGACTTCAACCACAGGTGCGACAGCAACGGCTCCGGTGGCGAGCCCCACCCCCGTCCCAGACAAGGCTGCGCCTAGTCCTCCTGCTACAGTTGCCGCCTCGGATGTGCCACCCACACAACTGCTGCCTGCCGCTCAGACAGCGCTGCAACAAAATAAATCTCAAGAAGCCTTGCGCCTGCTTAATCAGGTACCTGCCAATCAGCAAACCGAACAGTACCGTAATCTGAAAACTCAGGCAGAACAGCAGGTTAATCAAGATTTATTGGAAAAAGCCAGGGTAACGATTCGACCGAATCAAGCCTCTCGGTTTAATCAAGCGATCGCTCAAGCCAGCAAAATCAAGCCAGGTCAACCGCTCTATGACCAAGCCCAACAAGATATTCAACGCTGGAGTCAAGTGATTTTAGACTTAGCGGAGGGTCGAGCCAAGCAAGGTCAGTTTGGCGAGGCGATACAAACCGCTCGTTTGGTGCCTAAGAATAATGCTGCCGTTTATGGTCAAGCTCAGCAAGCGATCTCGGGATGGCAACAAAGCTCTCAGCAGCAAAAGACTAACCAAGCTCTAATTGACCAAGCTCAGGGTTCGTTGCGGCGGGGGGAAGCGTCTTCTTACAGTCGCGCGATCGCATTGGTCAGACGCATCCCCGCAGGCCAACCAGGGTATTTGGAAGCCCAACGACTCACGGGCGAATGGAGCAATATCATCTTAGGAATGGCGGAACTGCGAGCGTCACGGGGGCGGATTCAGGCAGCCTTGCAAACTGCGACTCTCGTTCCATCAGGCACACCTGCTTATGCTCAAGCTCAGAAATCTATTGCTACGTGGAAGCGTTGA
- a CDS encoding HAMP domain-containing sensor histidine kinase, with product MNNSPFAQSPRVDRILVVDDSADNSFLIQAILEEEDYKVDIADSGMAALAKIDEFPPDLILLDVMMPGMDGYEVTRRVRDNQKLPFIPILLITAYDQPSVAKGLDTGADDFIRKPVEFDELLARVRSLLRLKHSVDERDHIARQREDFVSRLAHDLRTPLVAADRMMGLFRQGALGELSPDMNDAIVTMARSNQNLLQMVNTLLEVYRLEAGRKSFSFSPVDLRDLVTEVAQELAPLAADKNIALKVDVGDHLGYPVASHVSGDRLEIHRVLTNLVGNAIKFTDSGFITIGLSSTPAPGTATASAPTWAVITVKDTGTGISPEDQAMLFERFRQGQHRRSGSGLGLYLSRRIIETHQGTVDLESELGKGSTFIVRLPAKQP from the coding sequence ATGAACAATTCGCCTTTTGCCCAGTCTCCAAGAGTTGATCGAATTCTTGTTGTAGATGATTCCGCTGACAACTCATTTCTAATCCAGGCAATTTTAGAGGAAGAGGATTACAAGGTTGACATTGCCGATAGCGGTATGGCAGCTTTAGCCAAAATTGATGAATTTCCTCCCGACTTGATTTTGCTGGATGTCATGATGCCCGGAATGGATGGCTATGAAGTGACACGGCGGGTTCGAGACAACCAGAAATTACCTTTTATTCCTATCTTGCTGATCACAGCCTACGATCAGCCCAGCGTGGCCAAAGGCTTGGACACAGGAGCTGATGATTTTATTCGCAAACCTGTAGAGTTTGACGAACTGCTGGCTCGGGTGCGATCGCTGCTCCGCCTAAAACACAGCGTAGACGAGCGCGATCACATTGCCCGCCAGCGCGAAGACTTTGTTTCCCGCTTAGCCCACGACCTCCGCACTCCTCTTGTCGCCGCCGATCGCATGATGGGCTTGTTTCGCCAAGGCGCTTTAGGAGAACTCTCTCCAGACATGAACGACGCGATCGTGACGATGGCTCGGAGCAATCAAAACCTACTGCAAATGGTCAACACACTCTTAGAGGTGTACCGATTAGAAGCAGGGCGGAAAAGCTTTTCGTTTAGCCCCGTAGATTTACGAGACCTAGTTACAGAAGTTGCTCAAGAACTGGCACCGCTAGCTGCTGACAAAAACATCGCGTTGAAAGTGGATGTAGGTGACCACCTAGGCTATCCTGTTGCCTCCCATGTTTCGGGCGATCGCTTGGAGATCCATCGGGTCTTGACCAACTTGGTAGGCAACGCCATTAAGTTCACAGACAGTGGATTTATCACTATCGGATTGTCTTCTACCCCAGCACCCGGAACGGCTACTGCCTCGGCTCCAACTTGGGCGGTGATTACAGTCAAGGACACAGGTACTGGGATTTCGCCAGAAGACCAAGCGATGCTGTTTGAGCGTTTTCGCCAAGGTCAGCATCGACGTTCTGGCAGCGGCTTGGGTCTTTACTTGTCACGCCGCATTATTGAGACTCATCAAGGTACTGTTGACCTAGAATCGGAGTTAGGCAAAGGTAGTACCTTTATCGTCCGTCTGCCAGCCAAACAACCTTAA
- a CDS encoding sulfite oxidase-like oxidoreductase, whose amino-acid sequence MLGKFFQKPGSEYSDRVPPGQHLTNGFPVLTYGQTPEVHRETWQFRVWGSAQEVTFTWEDFMAMPQSNFTADFHCVTTWSKLDVQWTGVKVLDFMKQVEVDPKAAHIMEHCYGGYTTNIAIEDFLREENFFAHTLFGEPLPADHGGPLRLVVPHLYAWKSAKWINGLEFLDKEELGFWERNGYHRRGEPWAVERYSDR is encoded by the coding sequence ATGTTAGGAAAATTTTTTCAAAAACCAGGCTCAGAGTATAGCGATCGCGTTCCTCCCGGTCAGCACCTCACCAATGGCTTTCCAGTATTGACCTATGGCCAAACACCGGAAGTACATCGAGAGACATGGCAGTTTCGGGTGTGGGGCAGTGCCCAAGAAGTGACTTTCACTTGGGAAGACTTTATGGCCATGCCCCAAAGTAACTTCACGGCTGACTTCCACTGTGTCACCACTTGGTCAAAGTTGGATGTGCAGTGGACAGGGGTGAAGGTGTTGGACTTCATGAAACAGGTAGAGGTAGACCCCAAAGCCGCTCACATTATGGAGCATTGCTATGGCGGCTACACGACGAACATTGCAATAGAAGACTTTCTGCGAGAAGAAAACTTCTTTGCCCACACCTTGTTTGGTGAACCCTTGCCTGCTGATCATGGGGGGCCATTACGCTTGGTCGTGCCTCACCTCTATGCCTGGAAGAGTGCTAAATGGATTAATGGTCTAGAGTTCCTAGACAAAGAGGAGTTGGGCTTCTGGGAACGCAACGGCTACCATAGGCGCGGCGAACCTTGGGCAGTGGAGCGTTATAGCGATCGCTAG
- the rpmF gene encoding 50S ribosomal protein L32, protein MAVPKKKTSKSKRDMRKATWKRKAALQAQKALSLGKSILTGRSKGFVYPNDEEGEDEES, encoded by the coding sequence ATGGCTGTTCCTAAGAAGAAAACATCCAAGTCTAAGCGAGATATGCGTAAAGCGACCTGGAAGCGCAAAGCCGCGTTGCAGGCGCAAAAAGCTCTCTCTCTTGGCAAATCCATTTTGACCGGACGTTCTAAGGGCTTTGTCTATCCCAATGACGAAGAAGGGGAAGATGAAGAGTCTTAA
- the ureC gene encoding urease subunit alpha: MSYRMNRRAYAETFGPTVGDRVRLADTELIIEVERDFTNYGDEVKFGGGKVIRDGMGQSPITNADGAVDLVITNALILDWWGIVKADVGIKDGRIAKIGKAGNPYIQDHVDIIIGPGTEVLAGEGMILTAGGIDSHIHFICPQQIETAIASGITTMIGGGTGPATGTNATTCTPGPWNIYRMLQAADAFPMNLGFLGKGNSSKPEGLREQVEAGVMGLKLHEDWGTTPATIDTCLSVADEYDVQVAIHTDTLNEAGCVEDTIAAFQNRVIHTYHTEGAGGGHAPDIIKVCGEANVLPSSTNPTRPYTLNTLDEHLDMLMVCHHLDPSIPEDVAFAESRIRRETIAAEDILHDLGAFSMISSDSQAMGRVGEVIIRTWQTAHKMKVQRGPLDGDSDRNDNLRAKRYIAKYTINPAITHGVAAHVGSIEAGKLADLCLWRPAFFGVKPEVVVKGGLIAWAQMGDANASIPTPQPVHMRPMFGSFGGAIAATSLTFVSQAALAQGIPAQLKLQKPAVAVSNTRQLSKRDLKLNDLLPHMEVDPETYEVRADGELLTCEPATVLPMAQRYFLF, encoded by the coding sequence ATGAGCTATCGCATGAATCGTCGGGCTTATGCCGAAACCTTTGGGCCTACAGTGGGCGATCGCGTGCGATTGGCGGACACAGAGCTGATCATTGAAGTAGAGCGAGACTTTACCAACTACGGAGACGAAGTTAAGTTTGGAGGTGGCAAAGTCATTCGGGATGGCATGGGGCAATCTCCCATTACTAATGCTGATGGAGCCGTGGATTTAGTCATTACCAACGCACTAATTCTGGACTGGTGGGGCATTGTCAAAGCCGATGTGGGCATCAAAGATGGGCGTATCGCCAAAATTGGCAAAGCAGGCAACCCCTACATCCAAGACCACGTAGACATCATCATCGGCCCCGGAACCGAGGTGCTCGCGGGAGAAGGCATGATCCTAACCGCAGGCGGCATCGACAGCCACATTCATTTCATTTGTCCCCAACAAATTGAAACCGCGATCGCCTCTGGTATCACAACCATGATTGGCGGCGGCACTGGACCTGCGACAGGAACCAACGCCACCACCTGCACCCCTGGCCCTTGGAACATCTATCGCATGTTGCAAGCTGCTGATGCGTTCCCGATGAATTTGGGCTTTCTGGGCAAAGGTAACAGCAGCAAACCGGAAGGCTTGCGGGAACAGGTGGAAGCGGGGGTGATGGGACTAAAGCTGCACGAAGACTGGGGCACCACCCCTGCCACCATCGACACTTGCCTGAGCGTAGCGGATGAATATGATGTGCAAGTCGCCATCCATACAGACACGCTCAACGAAGCGGGCTGCGTTGAAGACACGATCGCTGCCTTTCAAAATCGGGTGATTCACACCTACCACACCGAGGGCGCAGGGGGTGGGCACGCTCCAGACATCATTAAAGTGTGTGGTGAAGCCAATGTGCTACCGTCTTCCACCAATCCCACTCGTCCCTACACGCTCAATACCTTAGACGAGCATTTGGATATGTTGATGGTCTGTCATCACCTCGACCCCAGCATTCCCGAAGACGTTGCTTTTGCTGAATCGCGGATTCGCCGAGAAACGATCGCGGCTGAAGATATTTTGCATGACTTGGGAGCCTTTAGCATGATTTCCTCCGACTCCCAGGCAATGGGTCGCGTGGGGGAAGTAATCATTCGCACTTGGCAAACGGCGCACAAGATGAAAGTGCAGCGGGGACCCCTGGATGGCGACAGCGATCGCAACGATAATTTGCGGGCGAAGCGTTACATTGCCAAGTACACGATCAATCCCGCTATTACTCACGGCGTTGCGGCTCATGTTGGGTCAATTGAGGCAGGCAAGCTAGCCGATCTTTGTCTCTGGCGGCCCGCTTTCTTCGGCGTCAAACCAGAAGTCGTGGTTAAAGGTGGCCTGATTGCCTGGGCTCAAATGGGCGATGCCAATGCCAGCATCCCGACTCCACAACCTGTCCACATGCGTCCGATGTTTGGCAGCTTTGGCGGGGCGATCGCAGCGACTTCACTCACCTTTGTCTCTCAAGCCGCTCTCGCGCAAGGCATTCCCGCTCAGCTCAAGCTGCAAAAACCCGCTGTAGCAGTTTCTAATACCCGTCAACTCAGCAAGCGTGACCTCAAGCTCAATGACCTGTTGCCGCACATGGAAGTTGATCCAGAAACCTACGAAGTCCGAGCCGATGGTGAGTTGCTAACTTGTGAACCTGCGACGGTCCTGCCAATGGCTCAGCGCTACTTTTTGTTCTAA